A genomic region of Prionailurus bengalensis isolate Pbe53 chromosome D1, Fcat_Pben_1.1_paternal_pri, whole genome shotgun sequence contains the following coding sequences:
- the LOC122482744 gene encoding olfactory receptor 4P4-like yields MNNVTEFVLLGLSQNKKIKNLCFLLFLFCYIAIWMGNLLIMISITRSPLIDQPMYFFLNNLALSDLCYTSTVTPKLVTDLLAESNMISYTSCMAQLFAMHFFGGIEIFILTAMAYDRYVAICKPLHYTIIMNRQRCYTIVTASCTGAFLHSFFQCLLTINLPFCGPNEIDHYFCDVYPLLKLACTDTYRVGILVVANSGMMGLVTFVVLVLSYLLILYTIRAYPAESRTKALSTCSSHITVVVLFFVPVLFIYIRPTTTFPEDKVFALFYTIIAPMFNPLIYTFRNVEMKTALRKVWCQKLCFIGRQII; encoded by the coding sequence ATGAACAACGTCACTGAATTTGTTCTGTTGGGACTTTCCcagaacaagaaaattaaaaacttgtgcttTCTACTATTCTTATTTTGTTACATAGCTATTTGGATGGGAAACTTGCTCATAATGATTTCTATCACACGCAGCCCGCTAATTGACCAacccatgtatttcttccttaatAACCTTGCGCTCTCAGATCTGTGTTATACCTCAACAGTGACACCCAAGCTGGTCACCGACTTGCTGGCAGAAAGTAACATGATTTCTTATACTAGCTGTATGGCACAGCTTTTTGCCATGCATTTCTTTGGGGGGATTGAAATCTTTATCCTCACAgcgatggcctatgaccgctacgtggccatctgcaagccccTGCACTATACCATCATCATGAACAGGCAGAGGTGTTATACCATAGTCACTGCTAGCTGTACCGGGGCATTTCTGCATTCTTTTTTCCAGTGTCTCCTTACCATCAATTTACCTTTCTGTGGCCCCAATGAAATAGATCACTACTTCTGTGATGTGTATCCTTTGCTGAAACTGGCCTGCACAGACACCTACCGAGTTGGGATCCTAGTGGTTGCCAACTCAGGCATGATGGGCTTGGTGACCTTTGTGGTCTTGGTGCTGTCTTACTTGTTGATATTATACACCATCAGGGCTTACCCTGCAGAGAGCCGCACCAAAGCACTTTCCACCTGTAGTTCCCACATCACAGTTGTTGTTCTGTTCTTTGTGCCTGTTCTCTTCATTTACATTAGACCAACCACAACTTTCCCGGAAGACAAAGTGTTTGCTCTCTTCTACACCATCATTGCCCCCATGTTTAACCCTCTCATTTACACATTCAGAAATGTGGAGATGAAGACTGCCTTGAGAAAAGTGTGGTGCCAGAAACTATGTTTTATTGGAAGGCAAATCATCTGA
- the LOC122484326 gene encoding olfactory receptor 4P4-like, giving the protein MENRNNVTEFILLGLSKSKRVQILCFLFFLLCYLAIWLGNLIIMASITYSQLINQPMYFFLNYLALSDLLYTSTVTPKLMTDLLTGKKVISYHNCMTQLFTTHFFGGVEVCIITGMAYDRYVAICKPLHYAILMSRQRCNSILGASCAGGFLHSIGLFLLAIFLPFCGPNEIDHYFCDVYPLLKLACTDTHKIGFLVIANSGLMGLGIFVVLMASYFMILCNVRAYSAENRHKALSTCSSHITVVILFFAPVIFVYIRPATTLPEDKVFALFYTIIVPMLNPLIYTLRNTEMKNAIRKVWCGARFWKGKSMI; this is encoded by the coding sequence ATGGAAAATAGGAATAATGTTACTGAATTTATTCTCCTGGGACTTTCTAAGAGTAAGAGAGTCCAGatcctctgctttttatttttcttactctgttACCTCGCTATCTGGTTGGGGAATCTGATTATTATGGCTTCTATCACCTACAGTCAGCTAATTAACCagcccatgtacttcttccttaaTTACCTTGCCCTCTCAGACCTCCTCTACACCTCCACTGTGACACCCAAACTAATGACTGACTTACTGACAGGGAAGAAGGTCATTTCCTATCATAACTGCATGACACAGCTGTTCACCACTCACTTCTTTGGGGGGGTCGAGGTCTGCATCATCACAGGAATGGCCTAcgaccgctatgtggccatctgcaaaccactCCATTATGCCATCCTCATGAGTAGACAACGATGTAACTCAATTCTCGGAGCATCATGTGCAGGTGGGTTTCTGCATTCCATTGGCCTGTTTCTTCTTGCAATTTTTCTGCCATTCTGTGGCCCCAATGAAATAGATCACTATTTCTGTGATGTATATCCTTTGTTGAAACTGGCCTGCACTGATACACACAAAATTGGTTTCTTAGTCATTGCCAATTCCGGCCTGATGGGACTGGGGATCTTCGTGGTTTTGATGGCCTCCTACTTCATGATATTATGCAATGTGAGAGCATATTCTGCAGAGAACCGCCACAAGGCCCTTTCCACCTGCAGCTCCCACATCACGGTTGTGATCCTGTTTTTTGCACCCGTCATCTTTGTTTACATTCGACCTGCCACAACTTTACCGGAAGATAAAGTGTTCGCACTCTTCTACACAATTATCGTCCCCATGCTCAATCCTCTTATCTACACACTTAGaaacacagagatgaaaaatgcCATAAGGAAAGTTTGGTGCGGTGCAAGGTTTTGGAAAGGGAAGTCAATGATTTGA